From the Lathyrus oleraceus cultivar Zhongwan6 chromosome 3, CAAS_Psat_ZW6_1.0, whole genome shotgun sequence genome, the window ACTTCGCCAAGTACACTAAGATGTTCATCAAATAGGTTTAGATAGCTACAAATATAATGAAAAACAGGATACGATAAAATGTCGTATTGTTTTTACCTGACCCTGGTGACTTTCTTATGGAATAGAGACAGGCCACCATATAGCTATTTTTCAAAGCAGCAGCTAATTTTGATAACGGCCTACGAGGCCACCCTACCTGTTTAAGAAAAACAGGACACATTAAAATGTCATATTGATAATGGCACATACATAATCACCGCCTTACGGTTACAACAGAAACATCAATACACAACATAAACACATTAAATATACACCTTGTCACATAGGGCTTGAAGATCATAAACATCAATATCTCCACCCGAAGAGAACATTATCTGTTCAATTGTTCCATCCGGTTCAGTCTTTTCAACAAGCACAAACTCTTGAGGTAGAGGTTCTTCGTCTTCTTCATCTGTTAACTCTGGATCGATAACCTGCGTGGCGGTGTTATTCTTCGTCAACCTGAAAGGAAAAACAAGTCAAGGGCATTTTCAACATAAGAGATACACTAATCATAACATTAACATGGCAATGTTATAGACTGCATAATGTCCCGGCAGTCTTAGATTTCAACAACATGGAACATAATCAAATGAAACATCCTATATAAATAAAAAGTAGCCAGATTTGTGAAATGAATATCTATAATATTTGTGTATAATACAACTCTAATACccattttcattttttaaatgGGTATAAAATTTGAAAAGTACCCAGATTTAATTGACTCCCAAAATCCAGCCTTGAGCTGAAAAGTCCTGAACTTTCTGGTAGCTGAAATCAAAAGCAAAAATAAgataattataaaaaaaattaacaaaacCACTGAGAAAGAGAGTAATTTTACCTGTATTAAGAAAAGGGTAATTAAGATTAGTGGGAACTAATAACTGAGTTTGAGTAAAGAGTGAATAATTGACATGAAAGGGAACAATTGAGAACctgcaacaacaacaacacataAGAATAATACACAAAAGTGGAAAAGGGTTGTGGAAGATGAGAGATAGAGAAAGAGAGGTTACGAAGAAGAAAGAGCATTGAGCATTTTGGGAATATTGGATTGGATTGGATGATATGTGAGTGAtgatgatgcatgaaatgaatgTGTGCTTGTTCTCTCATCTCTCATAATTTTGTCTGTTTCTTCCCATTTTACCCTTGTCTCCCAAACTGGGCTACCAATGTTGAAGTTGGGTTTCATTTTCCAGGTAGGCCCAGTTTTCAAAGGTGTATATCGAGACTTTGGGTTTCTCTGTTATGCCACCCCCACACTTTAACCGAACACTTCCACAACTTTTCATAACATTTCAATTTCTTTTGTCAAATTTTTATATATAACAACGAATAAAAAATTTGTAGTACATGAGAAAAAAATTGTATGAAATAAAAAATTAGATAGTGTGTTTAAAAATATCTGAGATGTATTTATACCGTTTTTTTTTTAAATCGAGAGGTGGAAAAACTAACCAGTTTTTAGAAAAACATCATTGTGTACTACATATTTTGCAAAATATTGAAAAGTTCGATAGTGTAAAAGCATCATTTTTTAGGGGTTTCAAAAAATTTGGTAGTGTAATTTTCAACGACTGAGATTTTGCTGATAGTTTTGTACAGTTATGTGTGGTCTAGGATGAATCCGAACTTGTATAAATATGGATCATGTGTTGTTAAAAAACATCTTACTATTCGTTTAAGGTAGTTGTGTACTACAACGAGGTGAAACCTCCTATTGATTTTGGGCTCCCGAAAGACACCACATGTCCCTCTCTTCTGAGATCCAAATCGATAATATGTTGCTCGACACTGAGAATAGAAAAGAGAGTAAGATCGATTTCCGTGTACCATGGATTGATATTGATGGAAAGGTGAAATACAATCATATTGAGTTGAAAACTAATGAAGATTTGAAGGTTATATGAAGAACATATCAATGTATGCTAAGAAAGGGACCGATCGAGTTTGATACGATAATTTTTAGATCTGTCAACGACATAATCAAGATGTTGAAACGTCCAGATCCATCTAGTAGTGTATAGGTTTTGTTATTTATTATTCTTTTGTTAAGTCTTGTAATCATATGTGTTAAGTTATGTTAGTCGACATGTGTTAAGTTTGTTATTTGTCAAATGTTAAGTTATGTTAATCCTTCCAATAATTAAAGTGACAAAATCTTATTTAATAAACTAGACGGTGTAAATGTCTGAGTGATAATACAAATAATATACAAATattacaaaaataataataatgtcTACATATGTCCCCCGCGAGCTATGTGTGTGTCTAAGATGCCAAAGTATAAATCTTACCATATAGATTTATCAAACTCATGATATTATCCATAATGGTTGTTATCATCTGCACACGATGATGGTCAGCCACACCAAGTGGAGGCAATAGAGGCAAAGATACATCATCAAAAGTTCCTCCACCATCGAAAGGTCCAACATCATATGCATGTTCAACTGGTGGGATGATGTGAAAAAACTACATGGCATGGGAAAATGGAACAAGGAGGAGATAACATCCAAAGTAATCGTCATCTCACCAAATGGGAGATGAAAGAGAGATGTC encodes:
- the LOC127127271 gene encoding probable acetyltransferase TAP2 produces the protein MRDERTSTHSFHASSSLTYHPIQSNIPKMLNALSSSFSIVPFHVNYSLFTQTQLLVPTNLNYPFLNTATRKFRTFQLKAGFWESIKSGLTKNNTATQVIDPELTDEEDEEPLPQEFVLVEKTEPDGTIEQIMFSSGGDIDVYDLQALCDKVGWPRRPLSKLAAALKNSYMVACLYSIRKSPGSEGNEQKILIGMARATSDHAFNATIWDVLVDPGYQGQGLGKALVEKLIRALLQRDIGNITLFADSKVVEFYRNLGFEADPEGIKGMFWYPTN